The Leishmania major strain Friedlin complete genome, chromosome 31 genome contains a region encoding:
- a CDS encoding putative mevalonate kinase encodes MSKPVKSKTTGKNIGYGKVILFGEHFVVHGAEAIVAGISEYTECRLEINPGVPGLQVDDQRPAIPGYIAQKRDEQIKAHQLVLDHLKVDLSGDGLKMFIGGPLVPSSGIGASASDVVAFSRALSELYQLNLTDEEVNLSAFVGEGGYHGTPSGADNTAATYGGLILYRRQNGKSVFKPIAFQQRLYLVVVGTGINASTAKVVNDVHKMKQQQPVQFKRLYDNYTHIVSQAREALQKGDLQRLGQLMNANHDLCRQIDVSCRELESIVQTCRTYGALGAKLSGTGRGGIAVALAASSDQRDAIVKGLKAKCPEAKFIWRYTVQPSAASNL; translated from the coding sequence ATGTCGAAGCCCGTCAAGAGCAAGACAACCGGCAAGAACATCGGCTATGGCAAAGTGATTCTCTTTGGTGAGCACTTTGTCGTGCACGGTGCCGAAGCCATTGTTGCCGGTATCAGTGAGTATACGGAGTGCCGCCTGGAGATTAATCCCGGCGTCCCCGGACTGCAGGTGGACGACCAGCGCCCTGCTATCCCCGGCTACATTGCACAGAAGCGCGACGAGCAGATAAAGGCACATCAGCTCGTCCTCGATCACCTGAAGGTGGACCTGTCTGGGGATGGGCTGAAGATGTTCATTGGCGGACCACTGGTACCGAGCAGTGGCATTGGTGCCTCCGCCAGTGACGTCGTGGCCTTCTCGCGCGCCTTGAGTGAGTTATACCAGCTGAACTTGACGGATGAAGAGGTGAATCTGAGCGCATTTGTCGGTGAGGGCGGCTATCACGGCACGCCGAGTGGGGCTGATAACACGGCTGCAACGTATGGCGGACTCATTTTGTACCGTCGCCAAAACGGCAAAAGTGTCTTCAAGCCCATCGCattccagcagcgcctctaCCTGGTCGTCGTGGGCACCGGTATCAATGCCAGCACGGCGAAGGTTGTCAATGACGTGCACAAgatgaagcagcagcagccagtgCAGTTCAAGCGACTGTACGATAACTACACCCACATCGTCTCCCAGGCTCGTGAGGCCTTGCAGAAGGGTGACCTCCAGCGGTTAGGGCAGCTGATGAATGCCAACCACGATCTGTGCCGCCAGATCGACGTATCGTGTCGTGAGTTGGAGTCGATTGTGCAGACGTGCCGCACTTATGGTGCTCTTGGCGCGAAGCTGTCCGGCACCGGCCGTGGCGGCATTGCCGTAGCCTTGGCGGCGTCAAGTGACCAGCGCGATGCCATTGTGAAAGGCCTCAAGGCGAAGTGCCCCGAAGCTAAGTTTATTTGGAGGTATACAGTACAGCCGTCCGCCGCGTCGAACCTATAA
- the ABCD2 gene encoding putative ATP-binding cassette protein subfamily D,member 2 encodes MVSSEALGEYVREYAASRLRDPVMASWVGGSLAFLATMYATSSGRQLAKAMPPPPLRGIQGSIMRGTAASEGRKGSDSTLVSQSTSLSPSSPVSRANASSVFISASAATAEAYSQVFNQEVSVLNRFMQLLRVAIPNCHGREARSIYILFVLMVVRAYVSVRLVNVSGLVSRTAIEGNLRHAIRALALFAVSCVPATLLNVTLDYYSELLGLHCRDNLAAYFSDRYLKRRVFFQMAGLHEVDHVDQRITEDVRNWARVSASLFTSIPRPLIEAITFSFTLARQTGWRGTLLTWSYYLSFAVWICCYAPNLDWMVQQRMAKEGAVRGEHQRLLAHAEEITLTKGFQFHEKVLQRLFKAVTDQSRYAAYVRSRFEFTETLHNKYGSVLLGYVVCAMAAMHQKNQTTTAETATAALTCASYTFKTLATAIGKSLWSIKQVFIVGGYTRRLAQLLAALDRADVLVKMQTSCTAKSPIVSRASGAFPVRGNDGKAMTSYEDSFGRIVRGDHIAFANVPLVLPTGECLCSSMSFYVKPGMNLLILGRNGCGKSSTFRLLGELWPLRGGCIEKPEAEQLYYVPQRPYMYDGTLLEQVIYPLKKKDLTVGEAELYGYLQMAGLDHVFKKLNMSWETRLPWSDDALSLGEQQRLAMARLFFHRPRFAILDECSSLVDLDVERQMYDRCVELGITVITIAHRRSVWQYHNWILYFDGSGGYMFSPLQYEAGASALVLTSVRSASDASLIGTEVRLPITDRLCSEDETVAAKTGQPPKRIQTAQKEEAPKSPRAETVTEKAEREEGAEANGDGNGEHGSHRQSRHRRSRRHRASDANKAVSFETPAEGDS; translated from the coding sequence ATGGTCTCCTCTGAGGCGCTTGGTGAGTACGTGAGGGAGTACGCGGCGTCGCGGTTGCGGGACCCCGTCATGGCCAGCTGGGTGGGTGGCTCCCTCGCCTTTCTCGCGACCATGTACGCTACGTCAAGCGGGCGGCAGCTCGCCAAGGCaatgccaccgccaccgttgCGAGGCATTCAGGGCAGTATCATGCGCGGCACTGCCGCATCTGAGGGGCGAAAGGGAAGCGACTCCACACTTGTGTCGCAATCGACGTCTCTGTCGCCGTCCTCTCCGGTGTCGCGCGCGAATGCGTCCTCCGTTTTCATCTCTGCCTCCGCGGCGACCGCAGAGGCTTACAGCCAAGTCTTCAACCAGGAGGTGTCTGTGCTCAATCGCTTtatgcagctgctgcgtgtggcgATCCCCAACTGCCATGGGCGAGAGGCGCGGAGCATCTACATTCTCTTTGTGCTGATGGTTGTGCGTGCCTACGTGTCGGTGCGCCTTGTGAATGTCAGCGGGTTGGTCAGCCGCACGGCAATCGAGGGCAACCTGCGGCACGCCATCCGTGCACTGGCGTTATTTGCCGTTTCGTGTGTGCCGGCCACTTTGCTGAACGTGACGCTCGACTACTACTCGGAGCTGCTGGGGCTGCACTGCCGCGACAACCTCGCCGCCTACTTCTCCGACCGTTACCTGAAGCGGCGCGTCTTCTTCCAGATGGCCGGTCTGCACGAGGTGGACCACGTGGACCAGCGCATTACGGAGGACGTGCGCAACTgggcgcgtgtgtcggcTTCCCTCTTCACCAGCATTCCGCGTCCGCTGATCGAGGCCATCACCTTCTCCTTCACATTGGCGCGGCAGacggggtggagggggacaCTGTTGACGTGGTCCTACTACCTGAGTTTTGCTGTGTGGATATGCTGCTACGCCCCCAACCTTGACTGgatggtgcagcagcgcatggcGAAGGAGGGTGCGGTGCGGGGAGAACACCAGAGATTGCTGGCCCACGCGGAGGAGATCACGCTCACGAAGGGGTTTCAGTTCCACGAGAaagtgctgcagcgcctcttcAAGGCAGTTACCGACCAGTCGCGCTACGCTGCCTACGTGCGGTCGCGCTTCGAATTCACTGAGACCCTTCACAACAAGTACGGATCAGTGTTGCTGGGCTACGTTGTGTGTGCCATGGCTGCCATGCATCAGAAGAACCAGACGACCACCGCCGAgacggccaccgcagcgctgaCGTGTGCCTCGTACACCTTCAAGACACTCGCCACCGCGATTGGGAAGTCTCTGTGGAGCATCAAGCAGGTGTTCATCGTTGGAGGCTACACACGCCGACTGGCGCAGTTGCTTGCCGCGCTAGACCGCGCAGACGTGCTGGTGAAGATGCAGACGAGTTGCACCGCAAAGTCTCCCATTGTGAGCCGCGCCTCTGGTGCCTTTCCGGTGCGCGGCAATGACGGGAAGGCCATGACCAGCTACGAGGACTCTTTCGGCCGCATCGTACGCGGCGACCACATTGCGTTCGCCAACGTCCCGCTTGTGCTGCCTACCGGCGAGTGCCTCTGCAGCTCCATGTCATTTTACGTCAAGCCGGGGATGAACCTGCTCATTCTTGGTCGCAATGGGTGCGGCAAGTCCTCCACGTTTCGCCTTCTGGGTGAGCTGTGGCCGCTGCGGGGCGGCTGTATCGAGAAGCCGGAGGCAGAGCAGCTGTACTACGTTCCGCAGCGGCCGTACATGTACGACGGAACGCTCCTCGAGCAGGTCATCTACCCCCTCAAGAAGAAGGACCTCACCGTCGGCGAGGCCGAGCTGTACGGCTACCTGCAGATGGCGGGGCTGGACCACGTTTTCAAGAAGTTGAACATGTCGTGGGAGACGAGGCTGCCGTGGAGCGACGACGCCCTCTCGCTTGGCGAGCAGCAACGTCTTGCCATGGCCCGCCTCTTCTTTCACCGTCCGCGTTTTGCCATTCTCGACGAGTGCAGCAGTCTTGTCGACCTCGACGTGGAACGGCAGATGTATGACCGCTGCGTCGAGCTCGGCATCACTGTCATCACGATTGCGCACCGTCGCAGCGTGTGGCAGTACCACAACTGGATTCTCTACTttgacggcagcggtggctaCATGTTCTCACCCCTGCAGTACGAGGCGGGCGCCTCGGCGTTGGTGCTGACGTCCGTGCGATCCGCCTCGGATGCGTCGCTGATCGGCACGGAGGTGCGCCTTCCGATCACGGACCGCCTATGCAGCGAGGAcgagacggtggcggcaaAGACGGGGCAGCCGCCGAAGCGCATTCAAACAGCACAGAAGGAAGAGGCACCGAAGTCACCGAGGGCAGAGACGGTGACAgagaaggcagagagagaagagggggcagaggCAAACGGGGACGGCAACGGTGAGCATGGTTCACACAGGCAGTCGCGACACAGGCGCTCGCGCAGACACCGGGCCTCAGACGCCAACAAGGCAGTTAGTTTCGAGACCCCAGCGGAGGGGGATAGTTAA